A region from the Rhodamnia argentea isolate NSW1041297 chromosome 7, ASM2092103v1, whole genome shotgun sequence genome encodes:
- the LOC115746873 gene encoding adenosine kinase 2 isoform X3, translating into MVSEGILLGMGNPLLDIIAVVDDEFLRKYDIKLNNAILAEDKHLPMYEEMASNYSVDYIAGGATQNSIRVAQWMLQVPGATSFIGCIGKEKFGEEMKKNAKLAGVNVHYYEDENAPTGTCAVCVVGGERSLIANLSAANCYKSDHLKQPENWALVEKAKYFYIAGFFLTVSPESIQLVAEHAAANNKLFMMNLSAPFICEFFKDAQEKVLPYMDYVFGNETEARTFSKVHGWETDDIEEIALKISQWPKASGTYKRITVITQGPDPVVVAEDGKVKKFPVIKLPKEKLVDTNGAGDAFVGGFLSQLVKEKPIEDCVKAGCYAANVIIQRPGCSYPEKPNFE; encoded by the exons ATGGTTTCCGAGGGCATCCTGCTCGGGATGGGCAACCCCCTCCTCGACATCATCGCCGTTGTCGACGACGAGTTCCTCCGGAA ATATGACATCAAGTTGAACAATGCGATTCTCGCTGAGGACAAGCACCTGCCCAT GTATGAGGAAATGGCTAGCAACTACAGTGTAGATTACATTGCCGGGG gTGCTACTCAGAACTCCATCAGAGTTGCTCAG TGGATGCTTCAGGTTCCTGGTGCAACCAGCTTCATAGGCTGCAttggaaaagagaaatttgGGGAGGAGATGAAGAAGAATGCAAAACTTGCTGGTGTGAAT GTCCACTATTATGAGGATGAAAATGCACCAACTGGCACTTGTGCCGTCTGTGTTGTGGGTGGTGAAAG GTCTCTTATTGCCAATCTCTCTGCGGCCAATTGCTACAAGTCTGACCACTTGAAACAACCAGAAAATTGGGCGCTAG TTGAGAAGGCCAAGTACTTCTACATCGCTGGATTTTTCCTCACTGTATCCCCAGAGTCTATCCAGCTTGTTGCTGAACATGCAGCTGCAAATAACAAG CTATTCATGATGAACCTTTCTGCTCCATTCATCTGCGAATTTTTCAAGGATGCTCAAGAGAAGGTCTTGCC CTATATGGACTATGTCTTTGGAAATGAGACGGAGGCACGGACATTCTCTAAAGTTCATGGCTGGGAG ACTGATGATATTGAGGAGATAGCCCTTAAGATATCCCAATGGCCCAAAGCATCAGGAACATACAAGAGGATCACTGTTATTACTCAGGGTCCCGACCCCGTTGTTGTTGCAGAGGATGGGAAGGTCAAGAAGTTCCCAGTAATAAAATTACCCAAGGAGAAACTTGTTGACACCAATGGAGCAG GTGATGCATTCGTTGGGGGATTTCTGTCTCAACTGGTTAAGGAGAAACCCATCGAGGACTGTGTTAAAGCTGGCTGCTATGCGGCCAATGTCATTATCCAAAGACCTGGTTGCAGTTACCCAGAGAAGCCCAATTTTGAATGA
- the LOC115746873 gene encoding adenosine kinase 2 isoform X2 — protein sequence MESETASTNHLALGLHRVLPAILPAFLISVGYVDPGKWAANVEGGARFGLDLLVFVLIFNFAAILCQYLSAQIGVVTKRDLAEICSDEYDRCVCILLGIQLEFSMIALDISMIVGMAHALNLLLGADLFSCIFLTAIDAVFYPLFANLLENCKAKLICVCIACFIICAFVFGLLLSQAEIPQTINGVPTVFSGESAFMLISLLGASILPQNFYLHSALIQVSLSLSLSLSLSLSLSLSLELRISAMVSEGILLGMGNPLLDIIAVVDDEFLRKYDIKLNNAILAEDKHLPMYEEMASNYSVDYIAGGATQNSIRVAQWMLQVPGATSFIGCIGKEKFGEEMKKNAKLAGVNVHYYEDENAPTGTCAVCVVGGERSLIANLSAANCYKSDHLKQPENWALVEKAKYFYIAGFFLTVSPESIQLVAEHAAANNKLFMMNLSAPFICEFFKDAQEKVLPYMDYVFGNETEARTFSKVHGWETDDIEEIALKISQWPKASGTYKRITVITQGPDPVVVAEDGKVKKFPVIKLPKEKLVDTNGAGDAFVGGFLSQLVKEKPIEDCVKAGCYAANVIIQRPGCSYPEKPNFE from the exons ATGGAATCTGAAACTGCAAGTACGAACCATTTGGCTTTGGGCCTTCATCGCGTGCTTCCAGCTATCCTACCAGCATTTCTAATTTCAGTTGGATACGTTGACCCTGGAAAGTGGGCTGCTAATGTTGAAGGAGGTGCACGATTTGGGCTTGATCTTTTAGTATTTGtgcttattttcaattttgcgGCAATTCTGTGTCAGTACCTGTCAGCTCAAATTGGTGTGGTCACTAAGAGAGATCTTGCTGAG ATTTGCAGTGATGAGTACGACAGATGTGTATGCATTCTATTGGGGATTCAGTTGGAGTTTTCTATGATTGCATTGGACATTTCTATG ATTGTGGGAATGGCACACGCACTAAATCTTCTTCTCGGGGCGGATTTGTTCAGTTGCATTTTTTTGACTGCTATAGATGCTGTTTTCTACCCTCTTTTTGCAAACCTCCTG GAGAACTGCAAGGCCAAACTCATATGTGTATGCATTGCATGCTTCATAAtttgtgcttttgtttttggatTACTCCTAAGTCAAGCAGAAATCCCTCAAACCATCAATGGGGTGCCTACTGTATTCAGTGGGGAGAGTGCATTTATGTTGATCAGTCTTCTTGGAGCAAGTATTCTGCCTCAGAATTTTTACCTCCATTCTGCCCTAattcaggtctctctctctctctctctctctctctctctctctctctctctc tctctctctctggagcTTCGCATTTCCGCCATGGTTTCCGAGGGCATCCTGCTCGGGATGGGCAACCCCCTCCTCGACATCATCGCCGTTGTCGACGACGAGTTCCTCCGGAA ATATGACATCAAGTTGAACAATGCGATTCTCGCTGAGGACAAGCACCTGCCCAT GTATGAGGAAATGGCTAGCAACTACAGTGTAGATTACATTGCCGGGG gTGCTACTCAGAACTCCATCAGAGTTGCTCAG TGGATGCTTCAGGTTCCTGGTGCAACCAGCTTCATAGGCTGCAttggaaaagagaaatttgGGGAGGAGATGAAGAAGAATGCAAAACTTGCTGGTGTGAAT GTCCACTATTATGAGGATGAAAATGCACCAACTGGCACTTGTGCCGTCTGTGTTGTGGGTGGTGAAAG GTCTCTTATTGCCAATCTCTCTGCGGCCAATTGCTACAAGTCTGACCACTTGAAACAACCAGAAAATTGGGCGCTAG TTGAGAAGGCCAAGTACTTCTACATCGCTGGATTTTTCCTCACTGTATCCCCAGAGTCTATCCAGCTTGTTGCTGAACATGCAGCTGCAAATAACAAG CTATTCATGATGAACCTTTCTGCTCCATTCATCTGCGAATTTTTCAAGGATGCTCAAGAGAAGGTCTTGCC CTATATGGACTATGTCTTTGGAAATGAGACGGAGGCACGGACATTCTCTAAAGTTCATGGCTGGGAG ACTGATGATATTGAGGAGATAGCCCTTAAGATATCCCAATGGCCCAAAGCATCAGGAACATACAAGAGGATCACTGTTATTACTCAGGGTCCCGACCCCGTTGTTGTTGCAGAGGATGGGAAGGTCAAGAAGTTCCCAGTAATAAAATTACCCAAGGAGAAACTTGTTGACACCAATGGAGCAG GTGATGCATTCGTTGGGGGATTTCTGTCTCAACTGGTTAAGGAGAAACCCATCGAGGACTGTGTTAAAGCTGGCTGCTATGCGGCCAATGTCATTATCCAAAGACCTGGTTGCAGTTACCCAGAGAAGCCCAATTTTGAATGA
- the LOC115746873 gene encoding ethylene-insensitive protein 2 isoform X1 produces MESETASTNHLALGLHRVLPAILPAFLISVGYVDPGKWAANVEGGARFGLDLLVFVLIFNFAAILCQYLSAQIGVVTKRDLAEICSDEYDRCVCILLGIQLEFSMIALDISMIVGMAHALNLLLGADLFSCIFLTAIDAVFYPLFANLLENCKAKLICVCIACFIICAFVFGLLLSQAEIPQTINGVPTVFSGESAFMLISLLGASILPQNFYLHSALIQHYRGEPNFSSGSLIHNHLFAIICVFSCICLASYALMSSAANVFYSAGLVSLTFQDALTLVEQVFPSPIAPFLLLLVLFSSSQATALTWKISGEVVLHNFMMVDIPSWLHRASIRIFAIIPAIYCVWNSGAEGLYQLLIFTQVVVALLLPSSVVPLFRVASSRTVMGIHKISQVVEFLVLITFIGMLGLKIIFVLEMIFGSSDWAGNLRWNIGSNSSYLYVVLVITSCASLGLMLWLATTPLKSASSQTNAQLWNWDLQRTTEVYAEKEESDFGGPGEHSQELGASPLPGKSHSVASVVTSVVDSPVTESDHECSLMTVDDKQSNIVLPNSQICSSEELMSVTQGMPQLAVSKETSETKATTIEVIESVEPVEKTVGVEVDLPTKNDDGKNSWECEELSKGALGSTPIIPEAPGSFRSLSGKSDDGGNGAGSLSRLAGLGRAARRQVAAVLDEFWGQLYDFHGQVSQEAKAKKFDLLPVVDVKVAASTSKMDTSGLDSSAYFPSLAGRGSDPFMSPSMFDSPEHQRVQSGRESPYGSQRGSSALWSNQMQLLDAYVQSSHCGVDAGERRYSSLRLPPSSDGWDNQPATVHGYQIASYPGRIATESSVCFNGQGEIPKSLSLAPSSYKDSNAYSLGQKFQNGLSPVQTSFQNVAVSGNSLIHPERHYYEHFSSSPSHSALASANEKKYRSLPDISGVSVFNRNSGMSAKNAQWDTSIGCGPSVNKTSYEPPGFSCSVSRVGPLAFDELSPSSKYRDALSMQLTSNPNTSSLWSRQPFEQFGVADKSRPLGSIGSKSSAFSREITSVVDAEAMLLQSLRHCILKLLKLEGSDWLFKQNDGADEDLIDKVAAREKFLYQLENREMNNASLKNEEFGSANFLIPSIPHCGDECIYRADLIISFGVWCVHKVLDLSLMESRPELWGKYTYVLNRLQGIIEPAFLKPRTPMPPCFCLQITGVNFQQVPSPAVGINDSLPPAAKTARGKCTTAAMLLEVVKDVETAISGRKGRTGTAAGDVAFPKGKENLASVLKRYKRRLSNKHVSSHEGVRKIPHPASYVS; encoded by the exons ATGGAATCTGAAACTGCAAGTACGAACCATTTGGCTTTGGGCCTTCATCGCGTGCTTCCAGCTATCCTACCAGCATTTCTAATTTCAGTTGGATACGTTGACCCTGGAAAGTGGGCTGCTAATGTTGAAGGAGGTGCACGATTTGGGCTTGATCTTTTAGTATTTGtgcttattttcaattttgcgGCAATTCTGTGTCAGTACCTGTCAGCTCAAATTGGTGTGGTCACTAAGAGAGATCTTGCTGAG ATTTGCAGTGATGAGTACGACAGATGTGTATGCATTCTATTGGGGATTCAGTTGGAGTTTTCTATGATTGCATTGGACATTTCTATG ATTGTGGGAATGGCACACGCACTAAATCTTCTTCTCGGGGCGGATTTGTTCAGTTGCATTTTTTTGACTGCTATAGATGCTGTTTTCTACCCTCTTTTTGCAAACCTCCTG GAGAACTGCAAGGCCAAACTCATATGTGTATGCATTGCATGCTTCATAAtttgtgcttttgtttttggatTACTCCTAAGTCAAGCAGAAATCCCTCAAACCATCAATGGGGTGCCTACTGTATTCAGTGGGGAGAGTGCATTTATGTTGATCAGTCTTCTTGGAGCAAGTATTCTGCCTCAGAATTTTTACCTCCATTCTGCCCTAattcag CATTACCGGGGAGAGCCTAATTTTTCTAGTGGTTCCCTGATTCACAACCATCTATTTGCCATTATATGTGTATTCAGTTGCATTTGTCTGGCGAGTTATGCGCTGATGAGTTCAGCTGCAAATGTGTTCTATAGTGCGGGCCTTGTTTCTCTTACTTTTCAAGATGCACTGACCTTAGTGGAGCAG GTATTTCCGAGTCCAATTGCACCTTTTCTTTTACTACTGGTTTTGTTCAGCTCTAGTCAAGCCACAGCTTTAACCTGGAAGATAAGTGGAGAAGTGGTCTTGCATAATTTCATGATGGTGGACATCCCAAGCTGGCTTCACCGTGCTTCAATCAGAATTTTTGCCATCATTCCTGCTATTTACTGTGTATGGAATTCTGGAGCTGAGGGGTTGTACCAATTACTCATTTTTACACAGGTTGTGGTAGCTCTGCTGCTCCCCTCCTCTGTGGTCCCTCTTTTCCGTGTTGCCTCATCCAGAACAGTGATGGGTATCCACAAAATCTCTCAGGTTGTGGAGTTCTTGGTTCTGATTACATTTATTGGAATGCTTGGCTTGAAGATTATATTTGTGTTGGAGATGATCTTTGGAAGTAGTGATTGGGCTGGTAATTTGAGATGGAACATTGGCAGTAATTCATCTTACCTGTATGTTGTCCTTGTCATCACTTCTTGTGCATCATTGGGTTTGATGCTATGGCTAGCAACTACGCCATTAAAATCTGCGAGTTCGCAAACAAATGCACAGTTATGGAATTGGGATTTGCAAAGGACAACTGAGGTTTATGCTGAGAAAGAGGAGTCTGATTTTGGTGGTCCTGGAGAACACAGCCAAGAGCTGGGTGCATCTCCTTTACCTGGGAAGTCCCACTCTGTCGCATCCGTGGTGACTTCTGTGGTTGATTCACCAGTGACAGAATCTGACCACGAGTGCAGTTTGATGACTGTAGACGACAAGCAGTCTAATATTGTGTTGCCAAACTCACAAATATGCTCTTCCGAAGAACTGATGTCTGTAACGCAAGGCATGCCGCAATTAGCTGTGTCAAAGGAGACATCTGAAACTAAGGCCACAACAATTGAGGTGATTGAATCAGTTGAACCTGTTGAGAAGACGGTGGGAGTTGAGGTAGACCTCCCGACTAAAAATGATGATGGAAAAAATTCCTGGGAATGTGAGGAACTATCCAAAGGAGCTTTGGGGAGCACTCCAATTATACCCGAGGCTCCAGGCTCATTCAGGAGTCTCAGCGGCAAAAGTGATGATGGTGGAAATGGTGCGGGTAGTCTTTCGAGATTAGCAGGGTTGGGGCGTGCTGCGAGGCGTCAAGTAGCTGCCGTTCTCGATGAATTTTGGGGACAGCTCTATGACTTTCATGGACAAGTTAGTCAAGAAGCAAAAGCTAAAAAGTTTGATTTGTTGCCTGTGGTTGATGTGAAGGTTGCCGCTTCAACAAGCAAAATGGACACATCTGGGTTGGACTCTTCTGCATATTTCCCTTCATTGGCTGGAAGAGGATCTGATCCATTTATGAGCCCAAGTATGTTTGATTCTCCCGAGCATCAGAGGGTACAGAGTGGCCGAGAGTCACCTTATGGGTCTCAAAGGGGATCTTCTGCTCTATGGTCCAACCAAATGCAGTTGTTGGATGCATATGTTCAAAGTTCTCACTGTGGAGTAGATGCTGGCGAGAGGCGTTATTCTAGTTTGCGTCTTCCTCCCTCTTCCGATGGCTGGGATAACCAGCCTGCCACAGTTCATGGTTATCAGATTGCATCATATCCCGGTCGGATTGCAACTGAAAGTTCTGTTTGTTTTAATGGGCAGGGTGAGATCCCAAAATCCCTGTCCTTGGCCCCATCCAGCTACAAGGACTCTAATGCTTATTCTTTGGGGCAAAAGTTTCAGAATGGGCTGAGCCCTGTACAGACATCATTTCAGAATGTTGCGGTTTCTGGAAACAGTTTAATCCACCCAGAGAGACATTATTATGAGCATTTCTCTTCTAGTCCTTCCCATAGTGCGCTGGCTTCAGCCAATGAGAAGAAGTACCGTAGTTTGCCAGATATTTCTGGAGTGTCTGTCTTTAATCGCAATTCAGGTATGTCTGCCAAGAATGCTCAGTGGGACACTTCCATTGGATGTGGTCCATCCGTAAATAAAACGAGTTATGAACCACCAGGTTTCTCTTGTTCTGTATCTAGAGTAGGCCCGTTGGCGTTTGACGAGCTCTCTCCATCTAGCAAATATCGAGATGCGTTGTCTATGCAGTTGACATCAAACCCAAATACTTCATCCCTCTGGTCGAGACAGCCTTTTGAGCAGTTTGGTGTTGCTGACAAAAGTCGGCCGTTGGGCAGCATAGGAAGCAAGTCGAGCGCATTTTCTAGAGAAATTACTTCTGTTGTGGATGCTGAGGCCATGCTTCTCCAGTCCTTGAGACATTGCATTTTGAAACTCCTGAAGTTGGAGGGATCTGACTGGCTGTTTAAGCAAAACGACGGTGCTGATGAGGATTTAATCGACAAGGTTGCTGCTAGGGAGAAATTTCTTTATCAGCTCGAGAACAGGGAGATGAACAACGCTTCATTGAAGAATGAAGAGTTTGGTTctgcaaattttttgattccatcTATTCCCCATTGTGGTGATGAGTGTATCTATAGAGCCGATCTCATAATAAGCTTTGGCGTGTGGTGTGTACACAAGGTTCTTGATCTGTCGCTCATGGAAAGTCGGCCAGAGTTATGGGGAAAATATACTTACGTACTTAACCGACTTCAG GGAATCATTGAACCGGCATTCTTGAAGCCCCGAACACCGATGCCCCCTTGCTTTTGCCTCCAAATTACTGGAGTAAACTTCCAGCAGGTACCAAGCCCTGCTGTTGGAATTAATGATTCATTACCTCCAGCCGCAAAAACTGCCCGTGGCAAATGCACAACGGCAGCGATGCTCCTCGAAGTAGTCAAGGATGTGGAGACTGCAATCTCAGGCAGGAAAGGTCGGACGGGCACTGCAGCAGGTGATGTGGCTTTCCCTAAGGGGAAAGAGAATTTGGCATCTGTCCTCAAGCGATATAAGCGCCGACTGTCCAACAAACACGTCAGTTCACACGAGGGGGTCCGCAAGATTCCGCATCCTGCTTCTTATGTCTCCTAG